GGGCGGTTCGATGATCAACATGATCAAAACGCTCACTAACACGAGGATAATAGTGGGTCAGAACGGCTGGGTATGGGTCAGCGGTAGAAACGAGGAACTCGAGAGGCTCGCGATAGAGGCCGTTCTCAAGGTTGACAGGGAGAGCCACACTCGGGGACTTACCGATCGGGTAAAGGAGTTCCTCATGACCCGGCTTCAGGATCTGAAGAATAAAGGAGTGATAGAGGAGATACCCCAGATTGAGGAAAGGCAAAAGGGTGAAGCACAATGATGGGCAGACCAGAGGGTTTAAAGCTCATAGATGAGAACGGGAAGAGGCTTGACGGAAGAAAGAAGTACGAGCTCAGGCCCATACGTATGGAGGTTGGTGTTCTTAAAAACGCTGACGGTTCCGCCTACGTCGAGTGGGGTAAGAACAAAGTTTTAGCTGCCGTTTACGGGCCGAGGGAGATCCATCCGAAGCACCTCCAGAGGCTGGACAGGGCCATACTCCGGGTAAGGTACAACATGGCCCCCTTCAGCGTTGAGGAAAGGAAAAAACCCGGACCCGACAGGAGGAGCGTCGAGATAAGCAAGGTCCTAAGAGGGGCCCTTGAACCGGCCCTGATCCTCGAGATGTTCCCGAGGACGGCGATAGACGTTTTCATCGAGATACTTCAGGCCGATGCAGGAACGAGGGTCGCGGGGATAACGGCCGCCTCACTGGCTCTGGCCGATGCCGGTGTACCAATGAAGGACCTCGTCAGTGCCTGCGCCGCGGGCAAAATCGATGGTGAGATCGTTCTCGACCTCAACAAGGACGAGGATAACTACGGCGAGGCCGACGTTCCCGTGGCCATAATGCCCCTGAAGAACGACATAACGCTCCTTCAGATGGATGGCTACCTGAACAAGGAGGAGTTCATCGAAGCCGTGAAGCTTGCCATCAAGGGAGCTAAGGCGGTTTACCAGAAGCAGAGGGATGCCCTGAGGGCCAAGTACCTCAAGGTGGCTGAGGAGGTCGTTGGAGGTGAGTGAGATGGAGATCATGGCCGGTATAATGCGCGACCACGTCCTGAACCTTCTCAGGGAAGGGGCGAGGGTGGACAATCGCGGTCTCGAGGACTACCGCGATCTGGAGGTAGAGGTCAACGTCATCGAGAAGGCTGAGGGATCAGCTCTGGTGAAGCTCGGCAACACTCAGGTTCTCGTAGGCATAAAGGTCGACGTTGGAGAACCCTTCCCGGATCTCCCGGACAGGGGGGTTATAACGACGAACGTTGAGCTCGTCCCCCTTGCCTCGCCGACCTTTGAAGCCGGACCACCTGACGAGAACGCCATTGAGCTGGCCCGCGTTGTTGACAGGGGGATAAGGGAAAGTAACGCCGTGGATCTGGAGAAGCTCGTCATAGTTCCCGGCAAGCTCGTCAGGGTGATCTTCGTTGACGTTCACGTGCTCGACCACGACGGGAACCTCCTCGATGCGAGTGGAATAGGCGCCATAGCGGCCCTTCTGAGCACGAAAATACCGAAGGTGACCTACGACCCTGAGAAGGAGGAGCTTCAGGTTCTTGAGGAATACGAACCCCTGCCGGTGGGGAGGATTCCAATCCCGGTCACCATGGCCAAGATCGGCCAGAACATCGTTGTGGACCCAACGCTCGAGGAGGAGCGCGTCATGGACGGCAGGATAACGATCACCACCGACGAAAACGGCATGATCTCCTCCGTCCAGAAGGGCGAAGGGGGAAGCTTCAAGCTCGAGGAGGTCATGTACGCCGTCGATCTGGCGATCAGGAAGGCCGCGGAGATAAGGGAGAAGGTTCTGAAGGCGGTTGGGAGCGAGTGACCCTTTCCTTTTTTGTTCAAAGGGGATTTCAGAAAGAGATATAAACACCAATGCCCAAACCCATCCAGCATTACGATTAATCCGGGGGGAATGGTATGGGACTGTTTGACAGCCTTAAAAAGAAGGATGGAAAGGCCAGAAAGAAGCTGCCCGCGGCGGTGAAAAAGGAGGTCGCTCCCAGACGGGATGTGGAGGTCGTTCCTCTTGAGGAAGATGTTCTTGCCAAGGAGATAGCCAAACCCCAGATCAGGTACCTCAAGAAGATAGTCGTTACGAGCTACGCCGACCTTGAGAGGATCTCCAGTGAGCTTCAGGAGGGCAACGTCGTTATAGTCGACCTGAGCCCGCTGGAAGCCAAGCCGGAGGTCCTTGAAAAGGTTGCCGAGCAGGTAAAGGGCATGGTCGGTGCCCTCGGTGGTCAGGCTGCCATGATCTGCAAGACGGAGATAAAACTTATCCTCCTGCCCGCGGACATCAAGATAGCCAAATGAGGCTTTCTTTTTACCCCATGGTTTTTAAGGGGCCCTCCT
The window above is part of the Thermococcus sp. P6 genome. Proteins encoded here:
- the rrp42 gene encoding exosome complex protein Rrp42, yielding MEIMAGIMRDHVLNLLREGARVDNRGLEDYRDLEVEVNVIEKAEGSALVKLGNTQVLVGIKVDVGEPFPDLPDRGVITTNVELVPLASPTFEAGPPDENAIELARVVDRGIRESNAVDLEKLVIVPGKLVRVIFVDVHVLDHDGNLLDASGIGAIAALLSTKIPKVTYDPEKEELQVLEEYEPLPVGRIPIPVTMAKIGQNIVVDPTLEEERVMDGRITITTDENGMISSVQKGEGGSFKLEEVMYAVDLAIRKAAEIREKVLKAVGSE
- the rrp41 gene encoding exosome complex exonuclease Rrp41, whose translation is MMGRPEGLKLIDENGKRLDGRKKYELRPIRMEVGVLKNADGSAYVEWGKNKVLAAVYGPREIHPKHLQRLDRAILRVRYNMAPFSVEERKKPGPDRRSVEISKVLRGALEPALILEMFPRTAIDVFIEILQADAGTRVAGITAASLALADAGVPMKDLVSACAAGKIDGEIVLDLNKDEDNYGEADVPVAIMPLKNDITLLQMDGYLNKEEFIEAVKLAIKGAKAVYQKQRDALRAKYLKVAEEVVGGE
- the sepF gene encoding cell division protein SepF; amino-acid sequence: MGLFDSLKKKDGKARKKLPAAVKKEVAPRRDVEVVPLEEDVLAKEIAKPQIRYLKKIVVTSYADLERISSELQEGNVVIVDLSPLEAKPEVLEKVAEQVKGMVGALGGQAAMICKTEIKLILLPADIKIAK